Proteins from a single region of Sneathiella aquimaris:
- a CDS encoding Maf family nucleotide pyrophosphatase — protein sequence MTRPATPVVSAQTRPLLVLASASPRRKELLSQIGLEPDIIDPADIPEIPMQAEKPRHFAGRLAVEKAAAVAEQHKNAFVLAADTVVAVGQRILGKASSETEARRFLSLLSGRKHAVFTGIALVLPNGTVRQKTVKSTVIFKPLDEHDIQSYLNSGEWQGKAGAYAIQGLGSIFTAKIQGSYSNIVGLPLHEVAMMLAGNGFNVWHHSSLMPKGA from the coding sequence ATGACACGCCCTGCGACGCCCGTTGTCTCTGCACAGACCCGCCCGCTTTTGGTGCTTGCCTCCGCATCCCCTCGGAGGAAAGAACTGCTTTCCCAAATTGGACTAGAACCGGACATCATTGATCCGGCTGATATTCCTGAAATTCCGATGCAGGCAGAAAAACCACGGCATTTTGCGGGTCGGTTGGCTGTAGAAAAAGCCGCTGCCGTCGCGGAACAGCACAAAAACGCCTTCGTTCTTGCCGCAGACACAGTGGTTGCTGTGGGACAGCGAATACTGGGAAAAGCTTCATCAGAAACAGAAGCGCGCCGTTTTCTTTCATTACTATCGGGCCGAAAACACGCCGTTTTTACCGGCATCGCTCTGGTTTTACCAAATGGAACCGTTCGCCAGAAAACTGTAAAAAGCACCGTCATTTTCAAACCATTGGATGAGCATGATATTCAAAGCTATTTGAATAGCGGAGAATGGCAAGGCAAGGCCGGGGCCTATGCCATACAGGGTCTGGGCAGTATTTTTACCGCCAAGATCCAGGGTTCATATTCTAATATTGTTGGCCTTCCCCTCCATGAAGTCGCGATGATGCTGGCGGGAAATGGCTTTAACGTCTGGCATCATTCAAGCTTGATGCCTAAAGGCGCATGA
- a CDS encoding ribonuclease E/G yields MTATVLFDDNVPGLRAAVLDGETLTDLFVFPHGKSSETGNVYLGRIATVSKELEAAFVDLGETTPAFLKWRDIPSDIHLHEGLKLIVQVIKDAHDNKPKQISAYIRLEGQFSVFAPNGTTLSFAKQLKDPAFRDAFILQAEEAGVSGGITVRSAARNHPIDTTISEIVHLQEIWQATNKAARQEASPRLLFSGEPPECQIARTAGGSDARLITNSTRIYKSLKQTFREVTLWSRADLLFDHFNIESQIDDACEVRLPLPSGGSVTIEKTEALIAIDVNSGGTATSARQTAHTLALQTNKEAAALITAQLRLRNLAGIIIIDFIQMNNKQAIKTLTQDLKQLCQTDPSPVRVIGMTELGLMQLTRQRKNADLQTLLSSPADQRQSTPSFFTATNLINDLMRFWHNEKSASLTILCSPQIASYLALTKKEIEAHTALSVKWTDDPNSKDDAYIIQTTARDETIQ; encoded by the coding sequence ATGACCGCCACCGTCCTTTTTGACGATAATGTACCGGGCCTGCGCGCGGCGGTTCTGGATGGTGAAACCCTTACTGATCTATTTGTCTTCCCTCACGGGAAAAGCTCAGAAACAGGCAACGTGTATCTTGGGCGGATTGCGACCGTATCCAAGGAATTAGAGGCCGCATTTGTTGATTTAGGGGAAACAACGCCTGCCTTTTTAAAGTGGCGGGATATTCCTTCTGATATCCACCTGCATGAAGGGCTGAAACTGATTGTTCAGGTCATAAAAGACGCCCATGATAACAAACCAAAACAAATCAGTGCGTATATTCGACTTGAAGGGCAATTCTCCGTTTTTGCACCGAACGGCACAACGCTCTCCTTTGCCAAACAGCTAAAAGATCCTGCATTTAGGGACGCGTTTATCCTCCAAGCAGAAGAGGCTGGCGTCTCTGGCGGGATTACCGTTCGTTCTGCCGCCCGGAATCATCCAATCGATACTACCATTTCCGAAATTGTGCATTTACAGGAGATCTGGCAGGCCACCAATAAAGCCGCCAGGCAGGAGGCATCACCGCGGCTTCTTTTCAGCGGCGAGCCCCCGGAATGCCAAATTGCCAGAACAGCTGGCGGTTCCGACGCGCGCCTGATCACTAACAGTACCCGAATATACAAAAGCCTGAAACAGACCTTCCGTGAAGTAACCCTTTGGAGCCGCGCCGATCTTCTTTTTGATCACTTCAACATTGAAAGCCAGATTGACGACGCGTGCGAGGTTCGTCTTCCCCTTCCATCTGGCGGTTCTGTGACAATTGAAAAAACCGAAGCACTTATCGCGATCGACGTCAATTCCGGCGGAACAGCGACGTCAGCGCGCCAGACGGCTCACACATTGGCTCTTCAAACAAATAAGGAAGCTGCCGCGTTGATCACCGCTCAATTGCGCCTTCGCAATTTGGCTGGAATTATCATCATTGATTTTATCCAGATGAACAATAAACAGGCCATTAAAACACTGACACAGGACCTCAAGCAACTTTGCCAGACCGACCCCAGCCCCGTTCGCGTTATTGGAATGACGGAGCTGGGTCTGATGCAATTGACACGTCAGCGCAAGAACGCCGATCTGCAGACACTTCTTTCCAGCCCTGCAGATCAACGCCAATCAACCCCATCCTTTTTCACTGCAACAAATTTGATAAATGACCTGATGCGGTTTTGGCACAACGAGAAATCTGCCAGCCTGACAATCTTGTGTAGCCCGCAAATCGCGTCTTATCTGGCACTGACAAAAAAAGAGATTGAGGCCCATACAGCCCTTTCTGTAAAATGGACCGACGACCCGAATTCAAAGGATGACGCCTATATCATCCAGACCACAGCAAGAGACGAGACCATACAGTGA
- the dcd gene encoding dCTP deaminase: MSILSDKWIRSAAQNQRMIEPFVESQKREDMISYGLSSYGYDARVSDEFKIFTNIDSATVDPKAFSNDSFVDRKTDVCVIPPNSFVLARTVEYFRIPRDVLVICLGKSTYARCGIIVNVTPLEPEWEGHVTLEFSNTTPLPAKIYANEGACQFLFLKGNEPCEVSYKDRAGKYMGQEGVTLPRL; this comes from the coding sequence ATGTCCATCCTGTCAGATAAATGGATCCGGTCTGCCGCACAAAATCAGAGAATGATCGAGCCATTTGTAGAAAGTCAGAAACGGGAAGATATGATTTCCTATGGTCTGTCTTCTTATGGATATGACGCCCGCGTTTCCGATGAATTTAAAATATTCACAAATATTGATTCTGCGACAGTAGATCCAAAAGCGTTTTCCAATGACAGCTTCGTCGACCGGAAAACAGATGTTTGTGTTATTCCGCCCAATTCATTTGTTTTGGCGCGAACTGTTGAATATTTCCGCATCCCGCGTGATGTGCTGGTTATCTGCCTTGGAAAATCAACCTATGCCCGGTGCGGTATTATCGTCAATGTAACGCCGCTTGAACCCGAATGGGAAGGGCATGTGACACTGGAATTTTCCAACACGACACCTTTGCCTGCAAAAATTTATGCCAACGAGGGTGCGTGCCAGTTCCTGTTCCTGAAAGGAAACGAGCCATGCGAAGTGTCGTACAAAGATCGCGCTGGCAAATATATGGGCCAGGAAGGTGTGACACTTCCGCGGCTTTAA
- a CDS encoding helix-turn-helix domain-containing protein: MSKVAKRVGDHVGERIRTRRTQLGLTQLQLAEALDISYQQVQKYETGANRISAGRLYELSVKLQVEVSYFFGDLQIQESTPPMEHGGKGRATIELVRNYNEISDPSVRASVNSLIRALSDPNTSEMLTREAI; encoded by the coding sequence ATGTCTAAAGTAGCAAAACGTGTCGGAGACCATGTGGGTGAACGTATCAGAACAAGACGGACCCAATTGGGCCTGACCCAACTTCAGTTGGCTGAGGCATTGGATATTTCCTATCAGCAGGTTCAGAAATATGAAACCGGCGCAAACCGCATTTCTGCGGGGCGTCTGTATGAGCTTTCCGTCAAACTTCAAGTGGAAGTTTCCTATTTCTTCGGGGATCTGCAAATTCAGGAAAGCACGCCCCCAATGGAGCATGGCGGAAAAGGCCGTGCAACGATCGAGCTAGTGCGAAATTATAACGAAATATCAGACCCTTCCGTCCGGGCGTCAGTAAACAGTCTTATTCGAGCCCTCTCTGACCCCAACACTTCTGAAATGCTGACCAGGGAGGCGATTTAA
- a CDS encoding DNA gyrase inhibitor YacG: MTKSTKSAGKCPQCGKETVQKYRPFCSIRCQQLDLGKWFNESYVIPGEEALSTNDNEDDY, encoded by the coding sequence GTGACAAAAAGTACAAAATCCGCAGGCAAATGCCCCCAGTGTGGCAAAGAAACAGTTCAAAAATACCGTCCCTTTTGCTCAATCCGCTGTCAGCAACTTGATCTGGGAAAGTGGTTTAATGAAAGTTATGTCATTCCCGGAGAAGAAGCCCTTTCCACCAATGACAATGAAGATGATTATTAA
- the infA gene encoding translation initiation factor IF-1 yields the protein MAKEELLEFEGTVTECLPNSTFRVKLDNDHEVLAHSAGKIRKFRIRIIPGDHVTVEMTPYDLTKGRIKFRHK from the coding sequence ATGGCTAAAGAAGAGCTTTTGGAGTTTGAAGGTACTGTAACGGAATGCTTACCCAACTCAACATTCCGCGTCAAACTTGACAATGATCACGAAGTGCTTGCCCACTCGGCAGGAAAGATACGCAAATTCCGTATCCGTATCATTCCCGGTGACCATGTTACCGTCGAAATGACACCATACGATCTGACCAAGGGCCGTATTAAGTTCCGTCACAAATAA
- the hisG gene encoding ATP phosphoribosyltransferase produces MPLVRATGIEPEAAFDDPASRLLHFKTNHPNISIIRVRSFDVATFVAFGAAQLGVAGNDVLLEHNYPEIYAPVDLDIGHCYLAVAQPKNMEDDKDPSRWSHVRIATKYPNLTHQYFSSQGIQAECIKLSGAMELAPGLGLCKRIVDLVSSGATLKANGLVEVEKILDITSRLVVNRAALKTRSVEMNDWIQKFRTVVDAR; encoded by the coding sequence ATGCCCTTGGTGCGCGCGACGGGAATTGAACCCGAAGCCGCCTTTGACGACCCGGCAAGCCGCCTCCTTCATTTCAAAACCAACCATCCAAATATTTCCATTATTCGGGTACGATCCTTTGACGTTGCAACCTTTGTTGCTTTTGGCGCGGCTCAACTTGGCGTTGCCGGCAATGACGTTTTGCTGGAACATAATTACCCTGAAATCTATGCTCCCGTTGACCTTGATATTGGACATTGTTATCTGGCTGTTGCCCAGCCAAAAAACATGGAGGACGATAAGGACCCCAGCCGGTGGAGCCATGTCCGGATTGCAACAAAATACCCCAACCTGACACACCAGTATTTTTCCTCACAAGGCATCCAGGCCGAGTGTATTAAACTGTCTGGCGCGATGGAACTTGCACCAGGCCTGGGCCTCTGCAAGCGTATTGTGGATCTGGTTTCATCCGGTGCAACCCTTAAGGCAAACGGCTTGGTTGAAGTTGAAAAGATCCTCGACATTACCTCGCGTCTGGTTGTAAACCGCGCGGCTTTGAAAACACGATCCGTTGAAATGAATGACTGGATCCAGAAGTTCAGGACTGTGGTCGATGCCCGTTAA
- a CDS encoding proteasome-type protease: protein MTYCVGMCLNRGLVFMSDTRTNAGVDNIATFRKMSTWSTPGERVITLMAAGNLATTQAVVSMLEERTKILAERFPSILEAPTMVQVAQIVGELVRDVVQSNAVGGQNADTTFHATFILGGQIKTGEPRLFMIYPEGNFIEASTDTPFFQIGETKYGRPIIVRAYDPDMKFEDAIKLLMVSFDSTIKANLSVGLPIDVQTYETDSFEIGHEFRVEPNDDYYNLISDSWGEALRTAFFSLPDFEFND from the coding sequence ATGACTTATTGCGTGGGCATGTGCCTGAATCGTGGCTTGGTCTTTATGTCTGATACACGGACCAATGCTGGTGTCGATAATATTGCAACCTTTCGAAAAATGAGCACCTGGTCAACACCGGGTGAGCGTGTCATTACCCTAATGGCGGCAGGAAATCTGGCCACGACCCAAGCCGTTGTTTCTATGCTCGAGGAGCGGACCAAAATCTTGGCTGAGCGCTTTCCGTCAATCCTTGAAGCCCCGACCATGGTGCAGGTCGCACAAATTGTCGGTGAGCTTGTCAGAGATGTGGTGCAGTCCAATGCAGTTGGCGGGCAGAACGCGGATACGACGTTTCACGCGACTTTTATTCTGGGCGGTCAGATCAAAACGGGGGAACCACGTCTGTTTATGATCTATCCTGAGGGTAATTTCATTGAGGCCTCTACTGATACGCCGTTTTTCCAGATCGGGGAAACCAAGTACGGACGACCTATTATCGTTCGGGCCTATGATCCGGATATGAAATTTGAAGATGCGATCAAACTGTTAATGGTTTCGTTTGATTCTACCATCAAGGCCAATTTGTCTGTCGGATTGCCAATAGATGTACAGACCTATGAAACGGACAGCTTTGAGATTGGGCATGAATTTCGGGTCGAGCCCAATGATGACTATTACAACCTGATCTCCGATAGCTGGGGCGAAGCATTGCGCACAGCGTTTTTCTCTTTACCGGATTTCGAATTCAACGATTGA
- the hisD gene encoding histidinol dehydrogenase, translated as MPVKLSVQDQNFETAFQDLLLQKRETDADVSAIVNDILADVRKNGDKAVLNYTNKFDRLSLTSADEIKVTDAEIEHALKSCDAETLNALKIAAARIEAYHQKQKPDDLFYTDTDGIELGHRWTAIENVGLYVPGGLATYPSSVLMNAIPAKVAGAERLVMVVPTPDGVINPLVLAAANLCGVTEIYRVGGAQAVAALAYGTETIAPVDKIVGPGNAFVATAKKQVFGTVGIDMIAGPSEILVVADGKNDPAWIAADLLSQAEHDPVAQSILITDNADFANSVEQAIAHILKTLSRCEIATASWENYGAIVVVNSIDDAIPLVNRIAPEHLELCVDDPETYAKNIRHAGAIFMGRYTPEAIGDYIAGPNHVLPTARTARFSSGLSTLDFMKRSSLIKLDADGLGKIGPDAVRLANSEGLGAHALSVSIRMNKPT; from the coding sequence ATGCCCGTTAAATTATCCGTTCAAGATCAGAATTTCGAGACCGCGTTTCAGGATCTGCTTCTTCAAAAGCGGGAGACCGATGCCGATGTAAGCGCAATTGTTAACGACATTCTCGCAGATGTGCGCAAAAATGGCGACAAGGCGGTCCTTAATTACACAAACAAGTTTGATCGCCTTTCCCTAACATCAGCCGATGAAATCAAAGTCACTGACGCCGAAATAGAGCACGCCCTGAAAAGCTGTGACGCCGAAACGCTGAACGCTTTGAAAATAGCAGCAGCGCGTATTGAAGCCTATCATCAGAAACAAAAACCGGATGATCTGTTTTATACGGATACAGACGGTATTGAGCTGGGTCACCGCTGGACTGCGATTGAAAATGTCGGACTGTATGTTCCGGGCGGCCTCGCCACCTACCCGTCTTCTGTTTTGATGAACGCCATTCCGGCAAAAGTCGCCGGGGCCGAGCGCCTTGTTATGGTTGTTCCAACACCAGATGGCGTTATCAACCCGCTTGTTTTGGCCGCCGCCAATTTGTGTGGCGTCACGGAAATCTATCGGGTTGGCGGTGCACAGGCCGTCGCGGCGCTTGCCTATGGCACGGAAACCATCGCCCCGGTTGATAAAATTGTTGGTCCCGGAAATGCCTTTGTTGCGACAGCAAAAAAACAGGTTTTTGGGACTGTTGGTATCGACATGATTGCCGGCCCGTCAGAAATTCTGGTGGTTGCCGACGGAAAAAATGATCCCGCCTGGATTGCCGCAGACCTCCTGTCACAGGCCGAACATGACCCTGTTGCCCAAAGCATCCTGATCACGGACAATGCGGATTTTGCAAATTCGGTCGAGCAAGCGATTGCGCATATCTTGAAAACATTGTCACGCTGCGAAATAGCCACGGCAAGTTGGGAAAACTACGGCGCAATTGTCGTTGTTAATTCGATCGACGATGCCATCCCCCTGGTTAACCGCATTGCGCCGGAACATCTGGAACTGTGCGTCGATGATCCGGAAACCTACGCTAAAAATATCCGTCATGCGGGTGCTATTTTCATGGGCCGTTATACACCGGAGGCTATTGGTGATTATATTGCCGGTCCAAACCACGTTCTGCCAACAGCAAGAACGGCACGTTTTTCGTCAGGCCTGTCTACTCTGGACTTTATGAAACGATCCTCATTGATTAAACTGGACGCCGACGGGCTGGGTAAAATAGGACCGGATGCTGTCCGCCTGGCAAATTCGGAGGGACTGGGTGCACACGCACTGTCGGTTTCCATCCGAATGAATAAGCCGACCTAA
- a CDS encoding tetratricopeptide repeat protein: MTDFDLGSYTREITTASPKAKALFDQGLVWLFGYNHEAAARCFEQAVASDPNCGMAYWGVAYAIGPNYNKPWEFFEPEERVETLKRAQEAIKRATALQDSLSSVEAALIEALADRFPTDPEIEDYAPWNDAFSDSMRKVYAEFPNDLDVSTIFAEALMNRTPWLLWDLPSGQPAEGASTLEACSVLETAFAELPGAWEHPGLLHMYVHLMEMSPTPEKALRHGDQLVDLVPDSGHLVHMATHIDVLCGEYQNVVYRNSRAAKVDQKYEVVAGAENFYTLYRIHNVHFEAYGAMFLGQPDVALAASEELIRMLPENVVRYMPDLFESFYGKKIHVMVRFGQWREILEEPFPDDQDLYSYTTTAMHQARTIALANLGRIEEAEKERQLAVTAAKRVPEGRMVFNNTCQDVLEIGKTMMEGELAFKSGHIEEGLNHLRRSVQLDDGLLYDEPWGWMQPTRHALGALLMEVGNFEEAEALYRADLGLDNTLARACQHPRNVWSLHGLHECLVRRGETVEIKHIKLMLDQAMARTTVPVRASCYCRKHNPEAA, translated from the coding sequence ATGACCGACTTTGATTTGGGTTCATACACACGTGAAATTACTACAGCATCACCAAAAGCGAAGGCCCTTTTTGATCAGGGGTTGGTTTGGCTGTTTGGATATAACCACGAAGCGGCTGCGAGGTGTTTTGAGCAGGCGGTTGCCAGTGATCCCAATTGTGGAATGGCTTATTGGGGGGTCGCATATGCCATTGGCCCAAATTATAACAAGCCGTGGGAGTTTTTCGAGCCAGAGGAGCGTGTTGAAACTCTGAAGCGCGCTCAAGAGGCGATTAAGCGGGCAACCGCGCTACAGGACAGTCTTTCATCTGTAGAGGCGGCGTTGATAGAGGCCCTTGCGGACAGGTTTCCGACCGATCCCGAAATCGAAGATTACGCACCTTGGAATGATGCATTTTCCGATTCCATGCGCAAAGTTTACGCCGAATTTCCGAATGATCTTGATGTATCGACCATTTTTGCCGAAGCCCTGATGAACCGAACCCCTTGGTTGTTGTGGGATTTGCCATCCGGTCAACCTGCCGAAGGGGCTTCTACGCTGGAAGCGTGTTCCGTTCTTGAGACAGCTTTTGCAGAATTACCCGGGGCATGGGAGCATCCTGGCCTGCTGCATATGTATGTTCATTTAATGGAAATGTCGCCAACACCGGAAAAAGCCCTTCGTCACGGGGACCAATTGGTCGATCTTGTACCCGATAGCGGTCATTTGGTTCATATGGCGACGCATATCGATGTTTTGTGCGGGGAATATCAGAATGTCGTCTATCGAAATAGTCGGGCGGCGAAGGTCGATCAAAAATACGAAGTCGTCGCGGGCGCTGAAAATTTCTATACGCTTTACCGAATACATAACGTTCATTTTGAAGCATATGGCGCAATGTTCTTGGGACAGCCGGATGTAGCCTTGGCAGCATCTGAGGAGTTGATCAGAATGTTGCCTGAAAACGTCGTCCGTTATATGCCGGATTTGTTTGAATCATTCTACGGCAAGAAAATTCACGTCATGGTTCGCTTTGGGCAATGGCGTGAGATTCTGGAGGAACCCTTTCCCGACGATCAGGATCTTTATAGCTACACGACGACCGCCATGCATCAGGCGAGAACGATCGCTCTTGCAAATCTGGGGCGAATTGAAGAAGCAGAAAAAGAAAGACAGCTAGCCGTAACTGCCGCGAAACGGGTGCCGGAGGGGCGGATGGTGTTCAATAATACCTGTCAGGATGTTCTGGAAATCGGAAAAACCATGATGGAAGGGGAGCTCGCTTTTAAGTCCGGGCATATTGAAGAGGGGCTTAATCATTTGCGGCGATCTGTCCAGCTTGACGATGGGTTGCTTTATGATGAGCCATGGGGATGGATGCAGCCGACGCGGCATGCCTTGGGGGCCCTTTTGATGGAAGTGGGGAACTTTGAAGAGGCGGAGGCCCTGTATCGCGCCGATTTGGGGCTTGATAATACTCTGGCACGGGCCTGCCAGCATCCTCGGAATGTATGGAGTTTGCACGGCCTTCACGAATGCCTGGTCCGGCGCGGCGAAACTGTTGAAATCAAACATATAAAGTTGATGCTGGATCAGGCCATGGCGCGCACAACAGTTCCGGTCCGCGCGTCTTGCTATTGCCGAAAACACAATCCTGAAGCCGCTTGA
- a CDS encoding DUF2948 family protein has product MANGLKLKAAEIEDISVFSAAIEGAITSPGELGYSAINRTFTLTASRFMWEQFQTSPENALRTRCGLLFSDVLSVKAQGISPDRPTEVLELLSITCTPGEDGSAILNLIFAGNAALRLSVECIDIALTDVGAPWETDKIPDHAETDKN; this is encoded by the coding sequence GTGGCAAATGGACTAAAACTTAAAGCAGCTGAAATAGAAGACATTTCTGTTTTCTCGGCAGCGATTGAAGGAGCGATTACAAGCCCTGGAGAGCTTGGCTATTCTGCGATCAACCGAACTTTCACCCTGACCGCCTCTCGTTTCATGTGGGAACAGTTCCAGACATCACCGGAAAATGCCTTGCGCACGCGGTGCGGGTTGCTGTTCAGCGATGTATTATCGGTAAAAGCACAAGGGATCTCTCCGGACCGCCCCACTGAAGTACTGGAATTATTGTCCATCACCTGTACCCCGGGTGAGGATGGCAGTGCGATATTAAATTTGATTTTCGCCGGAAACGCGGCCTTGCGACTTTCAGTAGAATGTATAGATATAGCCCTAACCGATGTTGGAGCCCCATGGGAAACCGACAAAATCCCGGACCACGCTGAGACGGATAAAAATTAA
- a CDS encoding arsenate-mycothiol transferase ArsC, with amino-acid sequence MDTGASPATLLQPTSVLFACTHNSIRSPMAECIAKSLFGQKIFVDSAGVRATEIDGFTVEVLDEIGLDASDHLSKNLDELMDTSFDLIIALSPEARTKADEITRTTACDVEYWLTLDPSIAEGNREMRLNAYRQVRDDLYQHIKTRFATNPAPLV; translated from the coding sequence ATGGATACCGGAGCTTCTCCGGCCACTTTGCTCCAACCGACCAGCGTACTGTTCGCCTGCACCCATAACAGTATTCGCTCTCCTATGGCTGAATGCATCGCCAAAAGCCTTTTTGGACAGAAGATTTTTGTCGATAGCGCCGGCGTCAGGGCAACTGAAATTGACGGCTTTACCGTTGAGGTCCTCGATGAAATCGGTCTGGATGCCTCTGATCATCTCTCCAAAAATTTAGATGAGCTGATGGATACCTCTTTTGACCTAATAATCGCCTTATCCCCTGAAGCCCGCACAAAAGCGGACGAGATCACACGAACCACTGCTTGTGATGTGGAATACTGGCTGACACTTGACCCCTCCATTGCCGAGGGAAACCGTGAAATGCGGCTAAACGCCTACCGCCAGGTTCGCGATGATCTTTACCAACATATCAAAACGCGCTTCGCAACTAATCCTGCCCCCCTTGTGTGA
- the murA gene encoding UDP-N-acetylglucosamine 1-carboxyvinyltransferase, with protein MDSIRIRGGKPLNGKIEISGAKNAALPLMVASLLTEETVTLSNLPHVADISTLINLLCQHGAQAHLNGENGNSNGRAISLTAKTITSTEAPYDIVRKMRAGALVLGPLLARIGKAKVSLPGGCAIGTRPMNLHLDGLEAMGATIDIVGGYMVAEAPNGLKGAEIRFDTVSVGATEDLLMAACLADGVTLLQNAAKEPEITDLIRLLKAMGAEIEGEGTSNLTITGKKSLHGARYSVMPDRIETGTYAIAAAITGGRIELTNTDADLISSVLEILEAAGADIQITEEGLIVSRDPKDPIRGVDIMTQPYPGYPTDMQAQIMALMTVSDGASMITETIFENRFMHVPELTRLGANITVHGHSALVRGVKELVGAQVMATDLRASVSLVLAGLAAAGETIINRVYHLDRGYERLEEKLAACGADIVRLQAEL; from the coding sequence ATGGACAGTATTCGTATTCGCGGCGGGAAGCCCTTAAACGGTAAAATCGAGATTAGCGGCGCAAAAAACGCAGCCTTGCCCTTAATGGTCGCGTCCTTGTTAACGGAAGAAACTGTAACGCTCAGTAATTTACCCCATGTTGCAGACATCTCGACACTGATCAACCTGCTGTGCCAGCATGGCGCACAAGCCCACTTGAACGGTGAAAACGGGAACAGCAATGGCCGCGCTATTTCGCTTACTGCCAAAACAATCACAAGTACAGAAGCCCCATATGACATCGTTCGCAAAATGCGTGCTGGCGCCTTGGTTTTGGGTCCGTTGCTGGCTCGGATCGGCAAAGCAAAAGTCTCTCTTCCGGGCGGCTGTGCCATTGGAACCCGCCCTATGAACCTGCATCTTGATGGATTGGAAGCAATGGGCGCGACAATCGACATTGTCGGCGGCTATATGGTTGCGGAGGCACCCAACGGATTGAAAGGTGCCGAAATCAGATTTGATACGGTATCGGTCGGCGCAACAGAAGATCTGTTAATGGCGGCCTGCCTTGCCGATGGGGTCACCCTCCTTCAAAATGCTGCGAAAGAGCCTGAAATTACCGATCTGATTCGCCTTCTGAAAGCAATGGGCGCCGAGATTGAAGGCGAAGGGACAAGCAATCTGACCATTACCGGTAAAAAATCCCTGCATGGTGCACGGTATTCCGTAATGCCAGACCGCATCGAAACAGGCACTTACGCTATTGCGGCTGCGATCACGGGCGGACGAATTGAACTCACCAATACCGATGCAGACCTGATTAGCTCAGTCCTTGAAATTCTTGAAGCCGCAGGTGCGGATATTCAGATCACAGAAGAGGGTCTGATTGTATCTCGTGACCCAAAAGACCCGATCAGGGGTGTTGATATCATGACGCAACCCTATCCGGGCTATCCAACAGATATGCAGGCCCAGATCATGGCATTAATGACCGTGTCAGACGGCGCGTCCATGATCACAGAAACCATTTTTGAGAACCGCTTTATGCATGTTCCTGAGCTTACCCGTCTAGGGGCGAACATCACCGTTCATGGACATTCGGCGCTTGTGCGGGGCGTGAAAGAACTTGTCGGAGCCCAGGTAATGGCGACCGATTTGCGCGCGTCTGTTTCATTGGTTCTGGCTGGCTTGGCAGCGGCCGGGGAAACCATTATTAATCGGGTTTATCACCTCGACCGTGGATACGAGCGACTGGAAGAAAAATTAGCCGCTTGCGGCGCTGATATCGTAAGGTTACAAGCGGAACTATAG
- a CDS encoding UPF0262 family protein, protein MSPDHQRIVNITLDEKSVIRRNPDIEHEQKVAIFDLLDLNQFTICEQADAGPYSLHLSIEDNRLIFDIRDEEDTQTLLRLPLPVISFKRVIKDYFHICESYFDAIKSASPSKIEAIDMGRRGLHNEGTELLLERLKGKVETDFDTARRLFTLICVLHIRG, encoded by the coding sequence ATGTCACCAGATCATCAGCGTATCGTCAATATAACTCTGGATGAAAAATCCGTTATAAGACGCAATCCCGATATCGAACATGAACAAAAGGTCGCTATTTTTGATCTACTGGACCTGAACCAGTTTACCATCTGTGAACAGGCCGACGCAGGACCGTATTCCTTGCATCTCAGCATTGAAGATAACCGGCTGATTTTTGATATTCGGGACGAAGAGGATACGCAAACCCTGCTCCGTCTTCCCCTTCCGGTTATTTCATTTAAACGTGTCATCAAAGATTATTTTCATATCTGCGAAAGCTATTTTGATGCCATCAAATCAGCTTCCCCGTCTAAAATTGAAGCCATCGATATGGGTCGCCGGGGCCTTCACAATGAAGGAACCGAACTTCTTCTGGAACGACTGAAAGGAAAGGTTGAAACCGATTTTGACACGGCACGCCGCCTTTTCACTCTGATTTGCGTCTTACATATTCGAGGGTGA